Proteins encoded within one genomic window of Humulus lupulus chromosome 1, drHumLupu1.1, whole genome shotgun sequence:
- the LOC133797530 gene encoding protein CHROMATIN REMODELING 25 isoform X2: protein MEEEDQLLSSSSEEFSTGTDEEDVEDLNDVSGNNQPPTKGDGRPSDEDRKSKNVDALLRGNLIVTRQSLLPRVLSVTEGSAVCRKPFKPPCSNGYSGENDQLSRRLWARKRFVPWGSSRPAFVAITNRLNIPETILKDVEEEIVTLPPGVDPLVLWQSEELADMMQIVVDPLLVRFLRPHQREGVQFMFECVSGLCNSANIFGCILADDMGLGKTLQSITLLYTLLYQGFDGKPMVKKAIIVTPTSLVSNWEAEIKKWVGERVDLIALCESTRDDVISGIDRFTSPRSSLQVLIVSYETFRMHSSKFSHSESCDLLICDEAHRLKNDQTITNRALASLSCKQRILLSGTPMQNDLEEFYAMVNFTNPGILGDAMHFRRYYEAPIICGREPNATEEERKLGGERSGELSAKVNQFILRRTNALLSNHLPPKIIEVVCCKLTPLQSELYNHFIHSKNVKRAISEELKQAKILAFITALKKLCNHPKLIYDTVKSGSSGTSGFEDCMRFFPPEMFSGRSGSWTGGDGAWVELSGKMHVLARLLAHLCQKTDDRIVLVSNYTQLCRERRYPYLRLDGSTSISKRQKLVNRFNDPSKDEFVFLLSSKAGGCGLNLIGGNRLVLFDPDWNPANDKQAAARVWRDGQKKRVYIYRFLTTGTIEEKVYQRQMSKEGLQKVIQQEQTDSLTTQGNLLSIEDLRDLFSFHENVRSEIHEKMNCIRCQSDDDRPEIENKLMNRSCESDQDSSDIGGFAEIAGCLEKLKSSEKQVGTPLEEDLGSWGHHFYPTTVPDAIFQASAGDEVSFVFTNQIDGKLVPIESMARPNMQGAERNENHLNKLNGNLNQKTRVLPQRRKLAESVVSNQNFKRSTTSTFYKPLPKANVECVTSILSSVEHPVVRPQPSIGYQLPHKILPPNTLEHDDDFA, encoded by the exons ATGGAAGAAGAAGACCAACTTCTTTCTTCCTCTTCCGAGGAGTTCTCTACTGGCACTGACGAAGAAGATGTAGAAGACCTCAACGACGTTTCTGGGAATAATCAGCCACCAACTAAGGGCGATGGCCGGCCGTCTGATGAAGATCGGAAATCGAAGAACGTCGATGCTCTTCTCAG AGGTAACCTTATTGTGACGAGACAATCACTGCTTCCGCGAGTTTTGTCGGTGACTGAAGGATCGGCAGTTTGTAGGAAGCCATTTAAACCACCATGTTCTAATGGCTACTCTGGTGAAAATGACCAGCTTTCCCGGCGTCTCTGGGCCCGCAAACGATTTGTTCCGTGGGGATCTTCGAGACCAGCATTCGTGGCAATTACCAATCGTCTGAATATACCCGAAACTATTTTGAAAGATGTAGAGGAGGAGATTGTAACTCTGCCCCCTGGGGTTGATCCTCTGGTCTTGTGGCAATCTGAAGAATTAGCTGACATGATGCAAATAGTAGTGGATCCATTGCTCGTCCGTTTTCTACGACCACATCAAAG AGAGGGCGTTCAATTTATGTTCGAATGTGTCTCTGGGTTATGTAATTCTGCAAATATATTTGGATGCATTCTGGCAGATGATATGGG TTTGGGAAAGACATTGCAGTCAATCACATTACTTTATACTCTTCTTTATCAAGGGTTTGATGGGAAACCAATGGTTAAAAAAGCCATTATTGTCACTCCAACTAGTCTTGTAAGCAATTGGGAAGCTGAAATCAAGAAGTGGGTTGGAGAAAGAGTTGATCTCATTGCTCTATGTGAAAGTACCAGAGATGATGTCATTTCTGGTATTGACAGGTTCACAAGTCCTCGCAGCTCTCTACAG GTTCTTATTGTGTCCTATGAGACATTCCGGATGCATTCGTCAAAATTTAGCCACAGCGAATCTTGTGACCTTCTGATTTGTGATGAGGCTCACAGGTTAAAGAATGATCAAACCATAACAAATCGG GCATTGGCTAGTCTTTCATGCAAACAGCGTATTTTGCTGTCTGGAACTCCAATGCAG AATGACCTAGAAGAGTTCTATGCAATGGTTAATTTTACTAATCCAGGAATTTTGGGTGATGCTATGCATTTCCGCCGATACTATGAG GCTCCCATTATATGTGGACGAGAACCTAATGCTACTGAAGAAGAAAGGAAGCTGGGTGGTGAACGCTCTGGCGAACTAAGTGCAAAAGTTAATCAG TTTATATTACGAAGGACAAATGCACTATTATCAAACCACTTGCCACCAAAG ATAATTGAAGTTGTTTGTTGCAAGTTGACTCCTCTTCAGTCAGAATTATATAACCATTTTATACATTCCAAAAAT GTTAAACGGGCAATTTCTGAAGAATTAAAGCAAGCAAAGATTTTAGCTTTTATAACAGCACTCAAGAAGCTTTGCAATCACCCTAAG CTCATCTATGATACTGTTAAAAGTGGGAGTTCAGGAACTTCAGGTTTTGAGGACTGTATGCGTTTTTTTCCTCCTGAGATGTTTTCTGGAAG ATCTGGATCATGGACTGGTGGGGATGGGGCTTGGGTCGAACTGTCTGGAAAAATGCACGTCTTAGCTAGGTTACTGGCTCACTTGTGTCAAAAAACAGATGATCGGATTGTCCTTGTTTCAAACTATACTCAG TTGTGTCGCGAAAGAAGATATCCATATTTGAGACTTGACGGATCCACATCCATCAGCAAAAGACAAAAGCTAGTAAATCGTTTTAATGACCCATCAAAG GATGAATTTGTGTTTCTCTTAAGCAGTAAGGCTGGTGGTTGTGGTCTCAATTTGATTGGTGGAAATCGACTTGTTTTGTTTGATCCTGATTGGAATCCTGCCAATGACAAACAA GCTGCTGCTAGAGTCTGGAGAGATGGACAAAAGAAGAGAGTGTACATTTATAGATTTTTGACCACAGGGACAATTGAAGAGAAG GTATATCAGCGTCAGATGTCAAAAGAAGGGCTCCAAAAAGTTATCCAACAGGAGCAAACGGATAGCCTTACAACACAG GGGAATTTGCTTTCCATAGAAGATCTACGTGATCTGTTCAGCTTCCATGAAAATGTGAG GTCTGAAATTCATGAAAAGATGAACTGCATCCGTTGCCAAAGTGATGATGATAGGCCTGAAATAGAGAACAAATTAATGAACAGAAGCTGTGAGTCTGATCAAGACAGCTCTGATATTGGCGGATTTGCAGAAATTGCTGGATGCTTAGAAAAGTTAAAGAGCTCAGAGAAACAG GTAGGGACACCTCTAGAAGAAGACTTGGGTAGTTGGGGGCATCATTTTTACCCAACAACAGTTCCCGATGCTATTTTCCAAGCTTCAGCTGGCGATGAG GTGTCATTTGTTTTTACGAACCAAATTGATGGGAAACTTGTGCCTATTGAGTCAATGGCACGCCCAAATATGCAAGGAGCTGAAAGAAATGAGAACCATCTCAACAAATTAAATGGAAATCTGAACCAGAAAACTAGGGTGTTGCCTCAACGTAGGAAACTGGCGGAATCTGTTGTTTCCAATCAAAATTTTAAAAGGAGCACCACATCTACCTTCTACAAGCCTTTGCCCAAGGCAAATGTAGAATGTGTAACAAGTATTTTAAGTTCAGTAGAACACCCAGTAGTAAGGCCTCAACCCTCTATTGGATATCAATTACCTCACAAAATATTGCCTCCGAATACTTTGGAACATGATGATGACTTTGCCTAA
- the LOC133797530 gene encoding protein CHROMATIN REMODELING 25 isoform X3, which yields MEEEDQLLSSSSEEFSTGTDEEDVEDLNDVSGNNQPPTKGDGRPSDEDRKSKNVDALLRGNLIVTRQSLLPRVLSVTEGSAVCRKPFKPPCSNGYSGENDQLSRRLWARKRFVPWGSSRPAFVAITNRLNIPETILKDVEEEIVTLPPGVDPLVLWQSEELADMMQIVVDPLLVRFLRPHQREGVQFMFECVSGLCNSANIFGCILADDMGLGKTLQSITLLYTLLYQGFDGKPMVKKAIIVTPTSLVSNWEAEIKKWVGERVDLIALCESTRDDVISGIDRFTSPRSSLQVLIVSYETFRMHSSKFSHSESCDLLICDEAHRLKNDQTITNRALASLSCKQRILLSGTPMQNDLEEFYAMVNFTNPGILGDAMHFRRYYEAPIICGREPNATEEERKLGGERSGELSAKVNQFILRRTNALLSNHLPPKVKRAISEELKQAKILAFITALKKLCNHPKLIYDTVKSGSSGTSGFEDCMRFFPPEMFSGRSGSWTGGDGAWVELSGKMHVLARLLAHLCQKTDDRIVLVSNYTQTLDLFAQLCRERRYPYLRLDGSTSISKRQKLVNRFNDPSKDEFVFLLSSKAGGCGLNLIGGNRLVLFDPDWNPANDKQAAARVWRDGQKKRVYIYRFLTTGTIEEKVYQRQMSKEGLQKVIQQEQTDSLTTQGNLLSIEDLRDLFSFHENVRSEIHEKMNCIRCQSDDDRPEIENKLMNRSCESDQDSSDIGGFAEIAGCLEKLKSSEKQVGTPLEEDLGSWGHHFYPTTVPDAIFQASAGDEVSFVFTNQIDGKLVPIESMARPNMQGAERNENHLNKLNGNLNQKTRVLPQRRKLAESVVSNQNFKRSTTSTFYKPLPKANVECVTSILSSVEHPVVRPQPSIGYQLPHKILPPNTLEHDDDFA from the exons ATGGAAGAAGAAGACCAACTTCTTTCTTCCTCTTCCGAGGAGTTCTCTACTGGCACTGACGAAGAAGATGTAGAAGACCTCAACGACGTTTCTGGGAATAATCAGCCACCAACTAAGGGCGATGGCCGGCCGTCTGATGAAGATCGGAAATCGAAGAACGTCGATGCTCTTCTCAG AGGTAACCTTATTGTGACGAGACAATCACTGCTTCCGCGAGTTTTGTCGGTGACTGAAGGATCGGCAGTTTGTAGGAAGCCATTTAAACCACCATGTTCTAATGGCTACTCTGGTGAAAATGACCAGCTTTCCCGGCGTCTCTGGGCCCGCAAACGATTTGTTCCGTGGGGATCTTCGAGACCAGCATTCGTGGCAATTACCAATCGTCTGAATATACCCGAAACTATTTTGAAAGATGTAGAGGAGGAGATTGTAACTCTGCCCCCTGGGGTTGATCCTCTGGTCTTGTGGCAATCTGAAGAATTAGCTGACATGATGCAAATAGTAGTGGATCCATTGCTCGTCCGTTTTCTACGACCACATCAAAG AGAGGGCGTTCAATTTATGTTCGAATGTGTCTCTGGGTTATGTAATTCTGCAAATATATTTGGATGCATTCTGGCAGATGATATGGG TTTGGGAAAGACATTGCAGTCAATCACATTACTTTATACTCTTCTTTATCAAGGGTTTGATGGGAAACCAATGGTTAAAAAAGCCATTATTGTCACTCCAACTAGTCTTGTAAGCAATTGGGAAGCTGAAATCAAGAAGTGGGTTGGAGAAAGAGTTGATCTCATTGCTCTATGTGAAAGTACCAGAGATGATGTCATTTCTGGTATTGACAGGTTCACAAGTCCTCGCAGCTCTCTACAG GTTCTTATTGTGTCCTATGAGACATTCCGGATGCATTCGTCAAAATTTAGCCACAGCGAATCTTGTGACCTTCTGATTTGTGATGAGGCTCACAGGTTAAAGAATGATCAAACCATAACAAATCGG GCATTGGCTAGTCTTTCATGCAAACAGCGTATTTTGCTGTCTGGAACTCCAATGCAG AATGACCTAGAAGAGTTCTATGCAATGGTTAATTTTACTAATCCAGGAATTTTGGGTGATGCTATGCATTTCCGCCGATACTATGAG GCTCCCATTATATGTGGACGAGAACCTAATGCTACTGAAGAAGAAAGGAAGCTGGGTGGTGAACGCTCTGGCGAACTAAGTGCAAAAGTTAATCAG TTTATATTACGAAGGACAAATGCACTATTATCAAACCACTTGCCACCAAAG GTTAAACGGGCAATTTCTGAAGAATTAAAGCAAGCAAAGATTTTAGCTTTTATAACAGCACTCAAGAAGCTTTGCAATCACCCTAAG CTCATCTATGATACTGTTAAAAGTGGGAGTTCAGGAACTTCAGGTTTTGAGGACTGTATGCGTTTTTTTCCTCCTGAGATGTTTTCTGGAAG ATCTGGATCATGGACTGGTGGGGATGGGGCTTGGGTCGAACTGTCTGGAAAAATGCACGTCTTAGCTAGGTTACTGGCTCACTTGTGTCAAAAAACAGATGATCGGATTGTCCTTGTTTCAAACTATACTCAG ACACTAGACCTTTTTGCTCAGTTGTGTCGCGAAAGAAGATATCCATATTTGAGACTTGACGGATCCACATCCATCAGCAAAAGACAAAAGCTAGTAAATCGTTTTAATGACCCATCAAAG GATGAATTTGTGTTTCTCTTAAGCAGTAAGGCTGGTGGTTGTGGTCTCAATTTGATTGGTGGAAATCGACTTGTTTTGTTTGATCCTGATTGGAATCCTGCCAATGACAAACAA GCTGCTGCTAGAGTCTGGAGAGATGGACAAAAGAAGAGAGTGTACATTTATAGATTTTTGACCACAGGGACAATTGAAGAGAAG GTATATCAGCGTCAGATGTCAAAAGAAGGGCTCCAAAAAGTTATCCAACAGGAGCAAACGGATAGCCTTACAACACAG GGGAATTTGCTTTCCATAGAAGATCTACGTGATCTGTTCAGCTTCCATGAAAATGTGAG GTCTGAAATTCATGAAAAGATGAACTGCATCCGTTGCCAAAGTGATGATGATAGGCCTGAAATAGAGAACAAATTAATGAACAGAAGCTGTGAGTCTGATCAAGACAGCTCTGATATTGGCGGATTTGCAGAAATTGCTGGATGCTTAGAAAAGTTAAAGAGCTCAGAGAAACAG GTAGGGACACCTCTAGAAGAAGACTTGGGTAGTTGGGGGCATCATTTTTACCCAACAACAGTTCCCGATGCTATTTTCCAAGCTTCAGCTGGCGATGAG GTGTCATTTGTTTTTACGAACCAAATTGATGGGAAACTTGTGCCTATTGAGTCAATGGCACGCCCAAATATGCAAGGAGCTGAAAGAAATGAGAACCATCTCAACAAATTAAATGGAAATCTGAACCAGAAAACTAGGGTGTTGCCTCAACGTAGGAAACTGGCGGAATCTGTTGTTTCCAATCAAAATTTTAAAAGGAGCACCACATCTACCTTCTACAAGCCTTTGCCCAAGGCAAATGTAGAATGTGTAACAAGTATTTTAAGTTCAGTAGAACACCCAGTAGTAAGGCCTCAACCCTCTATTGGATATCAATTACCTCACAAAATATTGCCTCCGAATACTTTGGAACATGATGATGACTTTGCCTAA
- the LOC133797530 gene encoding protein CHROMATIN REMODELING 25 isoform X1, with translation MEEEDQLLSSSSEEFSTGTDEEDVEDLNDVSGNNQPPTKGDGRPSDEDRKSKNVDALLRGNLIVTRQSLLPRVLSVTEGSAVCRKPFKPPCSNGYSGENDQLSRRLWARKRFVPWGSSRPAFVAITNRLNIPETILKDVEEEIVTLPPGVDPLVLWQSEELADMMQIVVDPLLVRFLRPHQREGVQFMFECVSGLCNSANIFGCILADDMGLGKTLQSITLLYTLLYQGFDGKPMVKKAIIVTPTSLVSNWEAEIKKWVGERVDLIALCESTRDDVISGIDRFTSPRSSLQVLIVSYETFRMHSSKFSHSESCDLLICDEAHRLKNDQTITNRALASLSCKQRILLSGTPMQNDLEEFYAMVNFTNPGILGDAMHFRRYYEAPIICGREPNATEEERKLGGERSGELSAKVNQFILRRTNALLSNHLPPKIIEVVCCKLTPLQSELYNHFIHSKNVKRAISEELKQAKILAFITALKKLCNHPKLIYDTVKSGSSGTSGFEDCMRFFPPEMFSGRSGSWTGGDGAWVELSGKMHVLARLLAHLCQKTDDRIVLVSNYTQTLDLFAQLCRERRYPYLRLDGSTSISKRQKLVNRFNDPSKDEFVFLLSSKAGGCGLNLIGGNRLVLFDPDWNPANDKQAAARVWRDGQKKRVYIYRFLTTGTIEEKVYQRQMSKEGLQKVIQQEQTDSLTTQGNLLSIEDLRDLFSFHENVRSEIHEKMNCIRCQSDDDRPEIENKLMNRSCESDQDSSDIGGFAEIAGCLEKLKSSEKQVGTPLEEDLGSWGHHFYPTTVPDAIFQASAGDEVSFVFTNQIDGKLVPIESMARPNMQGAERNENHLNKLNGNLNQKTRVLPQRRKLAESVVSNQNFKRSTTSTFYKPLPKANVECVTSILSSVEHPVVRPQPSIGYQLPHKILPPNTLEHDDDFA, from the exons ATGGAAGAAGAAGACCAACTTCTTTCTTCCTCTTCCGAGGAGTTCTCTACTGGCACTGACGAAGAAGATGTAGAAGACCTCAACGACGTTTCTGGGAATAATCAGCCACCAACTAAGGGCGATGGCCGGCCGTCTGATGAAGATCGGAAATCGAAGAACGTCGATGCTCTTCTCAG AGGTAACCTTATTGTGACGAGACAATCACTGCTTCCGCGAGTTTTGTCGGTGACTGAAGGATCGGCAGTTTGTAGGAAGCCATTTAAACCACCATGTTCTAATGGCTACTCTGGTGAAAATGACCAGCTTTCCCGGCGTCTCTGGGCCCGCAAACGATTTGTTCCGTGGGGATCTTCGAGACCAGCATTCGTGGCAATTACCAATCGTCTGAATATACCCGAAACTATTTTGAAAGATGTAGAGGAGGAGATTGTAACTCTGCCCCCTGGGGTTGATCCTCTGGTCTTGTGGCAATCTGAAGAATTAGCTGACATGATGCAAATAGTAGTGGATCCATTGCTCGTCCGTTTTCTACGACCACATCAAAG AGAGGGCGTTCAATTTATGTTCGAATGTGTCTCTGGGTTATGTAATTCTGCAAATATATTTGGATGCATTCTGGCAGATGATATGGG TTTGGGAAAGACATTGCAGTCAATCACATTACTTTATACTCTTCTTTATCAAGGGTTTGATGGGAAACCAATGGTTAAAAAAGCCATTATTGTCACTCCAACTAGTCTTGTAAGCAATTGGGAAGCTGAAATCAAGAAGTGGGTTGGAGAAAGAGTTGATCTCATTGCTCTATGTGAAAGTACCAGAGATGATGTCATTTCTGGTATTGACAGGTTCACAAGTCCTCGCAGCTCTCTACAG GTTCTTATTGTGTCCTATGAGACATTCCGGATGCATTCGTCAAAATTTAGCCACAGCGAATCTTGTGACCTTCTGATTTGTGATGAGGCTCACAGGTTAAAGAATGATCAAACCATAACAAATCGG GCATTGGCTAGTCTTTCATGCAAACAGCGTATTTTGCTGTCTGGAACTCCAATGCAG AATGACCTAGAAGAGTTCTATGCAATGGTTAATTTTACTAATCCAGGAATTTTGGGTGATGCTATGCATTTCCGCCGATACTATGAG GCTCCCATTATATGTGGACGAGAACCTAATGCTACTGAAGAAGAAAGGAAGCTGGGTGGTGAACGCTCTGGCGAACTAAGTGCAAAAGTTAATCAG TTTATATTACGAAGGACAAATGCACTATTATCAAACCACTTGCCACCAAAG ATAATTGAAGTTGTTTGTTGCAAGTTGACTCCTCTTCAGTCAGAATTATATAACCATTTTATACATTCCAAAAAT GTTAAACGGGCAATTTCTGAAGAATTAAAGCAAGCAAAGATTTTAGCTTTTATAACAGCACTCAAGAAGCTTTGCAATCACCCTAAG CTCATCTATGATACTGTTAAAAGTGGGAGTTCAGGAACTTCAGGTTTTGAGGACTGTATGCGTTTTTTTCCTCCTGAGATGTTTTCTGGAAG ATCTGGATCATGGACTGGTGGGGATGGGGCTTGGGTCGAACTGTCTGGAAAAATGCACGTCTTAGCTAGGTTACTGGCTCACTTGTGTCAAAAAACAGATGATCGGATTGTCCTTGTTTCAAACTATACTCAG ACACTAGACCTTTTTGCTCAGTTGTGTCGCGAAAGAAGATATCCATATTTGAGACTTGACGGATCCACATCCATCAGCAAAAGACAAAAGCTAGTAAATCGTTTTAATGACCCATCAAAG GATGAATTTGTGTTTCTCTTAAGCAGTAAGGCTGGTGGTTGTGGTCTCAATTTGATTGGTGGAAATCGACTTGTTTTGTTTGATCCTGATTGGAATCCTGCCAATGACAAACAA GCTGCTGCTAGAGTCTGGAGAGATGGACAAAAGAAGAGAGTGTACATTTATAGATTTTTGACCACAGGGACAATTGAAGAGAAG GTATATCAGCGTCAGATGTCAAAAGAAGGGCTCCAAAAAGTTATCCAACAGGAGCAAACGGATAGCCTTACAACACAG GGGAATTTGCTTTCCATAGAAGATCTACGTGATCTGTTCAGCTTCCATGAAAATGTGAG GTCTGAAATTCATGAAAAGATGAACTGCATCCGTTGCCAAAGTGATGATGATAGGCCTGAAATAGAGAACAAATTAATGAACAGAAGCTGTGAGTCTGATCAAGACAGCTCTGATATTGGCGGATTTGCAGAAATTGCTGGATGCTTAGAAAAGTTAAAGAGCTCAGAGAAACAG GTAGGGACACCTCTAGAAGAAGACTTGGGTAGTTGGGGGCATCATTTTTACCCAACAACAGTTCCCGATGCTATTTTCCAAGCTTCAGCTGGCGATGAG GTGTCATTTGTTTTTACGAACCAAATTGATGGGAAACTTGTGCCTATTGAGTCAATGGCACGCCCAAATATGCAAGGAGCTGAAAGAAATGAGAACCATCTCAACAAATTAAATGGAAATCTGAACCAGAAAACTAGGGTGTTGCCTCAACGTAGGAAACTGGCGGAATCTGTTGTTTCCAATCAAAATTTTAAAAGGAGCACCACATCTACCTTCTACAAGCCTTTGCCCAAGGCAAATGTAGAATGTGTAACAAGTATTTTAAGTTCAGTAGAACACCCAGTAGTAAGGCCTCAACCCTCTATTGGATATCAATTACCTCACAAAATATTGCCTCCGAATACTTTGGAACATGATGATGACTTTGCCTAA